One part of the Terriglobia bacterium genome encodes these proteins:
- a CDS encoding phosphatase PAP2 family protein codes for MNLPGDQKAIWLSPFRLRARDSSWLGPFAATAGLLLAGDENFMLHERSNAQSIKRSNDVSNGGLAVLAGVPAGMYVWGSLYGSPRQRETGLLTAEALANSAIVSESLKRILGRERPTSTGGRGQFFHEFADPSFPSDHAMLSWTAASVIAHEYPGWLSQTLAYGTAGAVSIARVSGRKHFPADIAVSAPLGWLIGRQIYRAHHDPELDDGLYGHFISEGHRFEAEQTGTTYVAMDSWVYPALDRLAAMGYIETAQTGMRPWTRSECARLVEEAGYGIDPDGPDKWALRINERLAAEFAPEMGAPASQPEARIEEVYARVGGISGRPLADDFHFAKTIADDFGRPFGQGVNMVSGVSARTVVGPMAFYVRGEYQHAGTLPALDAAAQAAIARQDLVPFAPPQRTATLDRVRPLDAYVSFNFRDNLISFGKQTLWWGPGEDGPFLFSNNAEPLPLLRISRASPIVLPWIFGLLGGIRVELVWGQLNGHQFVSIIDTSGTQRVVSAPLRPHPFIQGEKISFKPTRNFEFGFGVTTILSGPGFPLTLHSLARSYSLSNTTPGVSNDPGDRRSAFDFSYRVPGLRNWLTFYGDSFTEDEFSPISFPRKSAFRAGLYLPQLPKLRQIDLRAEGIYTDIPNLGAGVSYFNTHYLSGYTNYGQILGNAIGREGRGVNIWSTYHLTADNSLQLHYRTQHVNPEFLSGGKLRDFDATGTLVRAGSLVFSGTVKYEHWNFPLLAATPKTNVSAGLQISWRPVHGWSLWHRAGAHRSNQVMR; via the coding sequence TTGAATCTGCCGGGCGACCAAAAGGCCATCTGGCTCTCGCCGTTCCGCCTGCGCGCACGTGATTCTTCCTGGCTGGGGCCCTTCGCTGCGACTGCCGGTCTTCTATTAGCCGGTGACGAGAACTTCATGTTGCACGAGCGTTCGAATGCTCAGTCGATCAAGCGTAGCAATGACGTTTCCAACGGCGGCCTTGCGGTCCTGGCCGGAGTGCCGGCAGGCATGTATGTGTGGGGAAGCTTGTACGGCTCCCCGCGGCAGCGCGAAACCGGACTGCTCACTGCCGAAGCGCTGGCCAACAGCGCGATCGTAAGCGAGTCGTTGAAACGAATCCTGGGGCGGGAACGGCCCACGTCCACCGGCGGCCGGGGACAGTTCTTCCATGAGTTCGCAGATCCGTCGTTTCCTTCCGACCATGCGATGTTGAGTTGGACGGCCGCTTCGGTCATTGCGCACGAGTATCCCGGCTGGCTCTCGCAGACGCTCGCCTATGGGACCGCCGGGGCCGTCAGCATCGCCCGGGTCAGCGGACGCAAGCACTTTCCCGCTGACATTGCCGTGAGTGCGCCCCTGGGGTGGCTGATCGGACGCCAAATCTACCGCGCCCATCATGATCCCGAGCTCGACGATGGACTGTACGGCCATTTCATTTCGGAAGGCCACAGGTTTGAAGCCGAGCAAACCGGGACAACCTATGTTGCGATGGATAGCTGGGTGTATCCCGCGCTGGATCGCCTCGCGGCCATGGGCTACATAGAAACCGCTCAGACCGGCATGCGGCCTTGGACCCGCAGCGAGTGTGCGCGGCTGGTGGAAGAAGCCGGGTATGGGATCGACCCGGATGGGCCCGACAAATGGGCTCTGCGCATCAACGAGCGTCTGGCCGCTGAGTTTGCTCCCGAGATGGGCGCGCCCGCGTCCCAGCCCGAAGCTCGTATCGAAGAAGTCTATGCCCGTGTAGGCGGTATTTCCGGCCGTCCCCTGGCCGATGACTTCCATTTCGCTAAGACCATTGCTGATGATTTTGGACGGCCATTTGGCCAGGGCGTTAACATGGTCTCCGGCGTTTCGGCGCGAACGGTAGTGGGACCAATGGCGTTTTACGTGCGCGGTGAATACCAGCACGCCGGAACGCTTCCTGCGCTGGATGCCGCCGCCCAGGCAGCGATTGCCCGCCAGGACTTGGTGCCTTTCGCACCCCCACAACGGACCGCAACGCTGGATCGCGTGCGCCCCCTCGATGCGTACGTTTCATTCAACTTCCGCGACAATTTGATTTCGTTTGGCAAACAGACGCTCTGGTGGGGGCCGGGTGAGGACGGCCCTTTCCTCTTCAGCAACAACGCCGAGCCGCTGCCGCTGCTGCGCATCTCGCGGGCCTCACCCATTGTTCTGCCCTGGATCTTTGGTCTGCTGGGCGGCATTCGCGTCGAACTTGTATGGGGACAGTTGAACGGCCATCAATTTGTCTCAATCATCGATACGTCCGGGACACAGAGAGTGGTGAGTGCTCCATTGCGGCCGCATCCGTTTATTCAAGGGGAGAAGATTTCATTCAAGCCGACGCGCAACTTTGAGTTCGGGTTTGGGGTAACGACGATCCTGAGCGGTCCTGGTTTTCCCCTGACGCTGCACAGCCTCGCTCGCAGCTACTCCCTGAGTAACACTACTCCCGGAGTATCCAATGATCCCGGAGACCGTCGCTCAGCCTTCGATTTTTCTTATCGCGTCCCCGGACTGCGCAACTGGCTCACGTTTTATGGCGATTCCTTCACGGAAGACGAGTTCTCGCCCATTTCTTTTCCCCGTAAATCAGCTTTTCGCGCCGGTCTTTACCTGCCTCAGCTGCCGAAACTGCGGCAGATTGACTTGCGCGCAGAGGGCATCTACACCGACATCCCCAACTTGGGCGCTGGGGTCTCGTACTTCAACACGCATTACCTGAGCGGATACACGAATTACGGCCAGATCCTTGGAAACGCGATCGGACGCGAAGGCCGCGGCGTCAATATCTGGAGCACCTACCATTTGACCGCCGACAACAGCTTGCAGCTGCACTACCGCACCCAGCACGTGAACCCCGAGTTTCTAAGCGGAGGCAAGCTGCGAGATTTCGACGCGACCGGCACCCTGGTGCGGGCGGGCAGCCTGGTCTTCAGCGGCACAGTGAAATACGAACACTGGAATTTCCCGCTGCTCGCGGCCACTCCCAAGACCAACGTGAGTGCTGGGTTGCAGATAAGCTGGCGTCCGGTACATGGGTGGAGTTTGTGGCACCGGGCAGGCGCACACCGCAGCAATCAGGTGATGCGCTGA
- a CDS encoding error-prone DNA polymerase, whose translation MQYAELHCRSAFSFLEGGSLPEALTNIAAGMDIPAVALLDRDGLYGSPRFHMSAQKAGLRAHVGTELTVNGENGASNYPLLCESRTGYQNLCRLLTRTKLRVAKHAQSSAALDELAEHASGLVCLTGDERGPLAQALEQGGTSAGRELLIKLKDVFGSKNVYVELQRHFDRRQEARNHASIGLARELKLPLLATNGVCYATAADSEILDVFTCIKNKRELGDAGRLLCRNSERHLRTPQQMTRLFADVPEAIANTVELSQRLEFSLEKLGYEFPRYPVPDGGRQSDFLRAQTMQGAADRYKPISDRVSRQLEKELKLIEKLELAGYFLIVWDIIRYCREQGILVQGRGSAANSAVCYSLGITAVDPVGMELLFERFLSEERGEWPDIDLDLPSGDEREKAIQYVYQRYGQLGAAMTANVCTYRGRLAAREVGKVFGFDPETLSRVSSFVGGWEWRGPEDTFDRHFANAGLDLTHARIAKYLDLCERVQDLPRHLSQHSGGMVICQGQLDSVVPLEPATMPGRVVVQWDKDDCADLGIIKVDLLGLGMMAVLKDSIGLIRDHYGEEVDLAHLPPDAQDVYDVIRKADTIGMFQIESRAQMSSLPRNRPDRFYDLVTQVALIRPGPITGQMTSPYLRRRQGKEPVTYPHPSLEPVLKRTLGVPLFQEQLLRMAMICANFTGGEAEELRRALGHKRSERRMKEIETKLRAGMTANGVLPKAQDDIVKFISSFALYGFPESHSASFALIAYASAFLKVRYLAAFTAALLNNQPMGFYSPATIVKDAQRHGLKVKPIDVTCSEWDCTLENGDEKPILRMGLRYVRGLQQGAARALIEARLQQPFTATEDLTRRVPQLSRANLAMLARIGALNKIGAAEKSNSQTLHRRDALWQIEKAARPVGPLLKDVVEPDAASPLYRMETEERLVADYYGTGLTVGPHPMAYQRKALSRMGILSAAELRETPHGKPAVVAGCVITRQRPGTAKGLIFVTLEDETGNANIIVMPDVYSKDPAVVLHERFLKVQGTVQNQDGIVHLKAQKILPLFVTEAETQSHDFH comes from the coding sequence ATGCAATACGCAGAACTCCACTGCCGGTCAGCGTTTTCGTTTCTGGAAGGAGGGTCTCTTCCGGAAGCGCTAACCAACATCGCCGCGGGCATGGACATTCCCGCCGTGGCGCTGCTCGATCGCGATGGCCTTTACGGGTCGCCACGCTTTCATATGAGCGCGCAGAAAGCAGGATTGCGCGCCCATGTAGGAACCGAGCTTACAGTCAACGGTGAAAACGGTGCGTCAAACTATCCTCTGCTGTGCGAATCGCGGACGGGCTATCAGAACCTTTGCCGCTTGCTGACCAGGACCAAGTTGCGGGTGGCGAAGCATGCGCAGTCGTCAGCCGCGCTGGATGAGCTGGCCGAGCACGCTTCCGGGCTGGTATGCCTCACGGGCGATGAGCGTGGTCCGCTGGCACAGGCGTTGGAGCAGGGCGGAACAAGTGCCGGCAGGGAATTACTGATCAAATTGAAAGACGTTTTTGGCAGCAAGAACGTTTACGTGGAGTTGCAGCGGCACTTTGATCGCCGTCAGGAGGCGCGCAACCACGCCTCGATCGGGTTGGCGCGCGAGCTGAAGCTGCCACTGCTGGCGACCAACGGCGTGTGTTATGCCACAGCGGCAGACAGCGAGATTCTGGATGTCTTCACTTGCATCAAGAACAAACGCGAGCTTGGCGACGCGGGGCGTCTGCTGTGCAGAAATTCTGAGCGGCACTTGCGCACGCCGCAGCAGATGACCAGGCTGTTCGCCGACGTGCCGGAAGCCATCGCCAACACCGTTGAGCTTTCGCAACGGCTGGAGTTTTCTCTGGAGAAGCTGGGCTACGAGTTTCCCCGCTATCCCGTGCCAGACGGCGGCCGGCAAAGTGATTTTCTACGCGCACAGACCATGCAGGGAGCAGCGGACCGTTACAAGCCAATCAGCGATCGCGTCAGCCGGCAGCTGGAAAAAGAACTCAAGCTGATTGAGAAGCTGGAGCTGGCAGGATATTTCCTGATCGTCTGGGACATTATTCGTTACTGCCGCGAACAGGGCATTCTGGTGCAGGGCCGGGGGTCGGCGGCCAACAGCGCGGTGTGTTATTCGCTGGGGATTACCGCGGTGGACCCGGTCGGCATGGAATTGCTCTTTGAGCGCTTCCTGTCAGAAGAGCGCGGCGAGTGGCCGGACATTGATCTGGATCTGCCCAGCGGTGACGAGCGCGAGAAAGCCATTCAATACGTCTATCAGCGTTATGGACAACTGGGCGCGGCGATGACCGCCAACGTCTGCACCTATCGCGGACGGCTGGCGGCGCGCGAAGTAGGAAAAGTGTTCGGCTTCGATCCGGAGACGCTGAGCCGCGTGTCGTCGTTCGTCGGCGGATGGGAATGGCGCGGGCCGGAAGACACGTTTGATCGCCACTTCGCCAACGCCGGGCTGGACCTGACGCACGCGCGCATCGCCAAATATCTTGATTTGTGCGAACGCGTGCAGGACCTGCCGCGGCATTTGAGCCAGCATTCCGGCGGCATGGTGATCTGCCAGGGCCAGCTTGATTCGGTGGTGCCGCTGGAGCCGGCCACCATGCCGGGGCGCGTAGTGGTGCAGTGGGACAAAGATGACTGCGCTGACCTGGGCATCATCAAAGTTGACCTGCTGGGCCTGGGGATGATGGCGGTGTTAAAAGATTCCATTGGGCTGATTCGCGACCATTACGGCGAAGAGGTTGATCTGGCGCACCTACCGCCGGACGCTCAGGACGTATATGACGTGATTCGCAAGGCGGACACCATTGGCATGTTCCAGATTGAGAGCCGTGCGCAGATGTCATCATTGCCGCGCAACCGTCCTGACCGCTTTTACGACCTGGTGACGCAGGTGGCGCTGATCCGTCCAGGGCCCATCACCGGGCAGATGACCAGCCCGTATCTGCGGCGACGGCAAGGGAAGGAGCCGGTGACCTATCCGCATCCGTCGCTGGAGCCGGTGCTGAAGCGGACGCTGGGCGTGCCGCTGTTCCAGGAACAACTGCTGCGCATGGCCATGATCTGCGCCAACTTTACCGGCGGCGAAGCGGAGGAGTTGCGGCGCGCGCTGGGACATAAGCGGTCTGAGCGCCGCATGAAGGAAATTGAAACCAAGTTGCGCGCCGGCATGACGGCCAACGGCGTTTTGCCTAAAGCGCAGGACGACATCGTCAAGTTCATCAGTTCGTTTGCGCTATACGGATTTCCGGAGTCGCATTCGGCCAGCTTTGCGCTCATCGCATACGCCAGCGCATTTTTGAAAGTGCGATACCTGGCGGCGTTCACGGCGGCATTGTTGAACAACCAGCCGATGGGATTTTATTCTCCGGCAACCATTGTGAAAGACGCGCAGCGGCATGGGTTGAAGGTGAAGCCGATTGATGTGACCTGCTCGGAGTGGGACTGCACGCTGGAGAATGGCGACGAGAAACCGATCCTGCGAATGGGCCTGCGCTATGTTCGTGGGCTGCAGCAAGGCGCTGCCCGAGCGCTGATTGAAGCCCGCCTGCAGCAGCCGTTCACGGCCACGGAAGATTTGACACGTCGCGTGCCGCAGCTGAGCCGGGCGAATCTGGCGATGCTGGCCCGCATCGGCGCACTGAACAAGATCGGGGCAGCAGAGAAGAGCAATTCGCAGACGCTGCATCGTCGCGACGCACTGTGGCAGATCGAAAAAGCCGCGCGTCCGGTTGGCCCGTTGCTCAAGGACGTGGTGGAGCCGGACGCCGCCTCTCCTTTATATAGGATGGAAACCGAAGAACGCCTGGTCGCCGACTATTACGGGACTGGGTTGACGGTGGGCCCGCATCCTATGGCCTATCAGCGCAAGGCGTTGAGCCGTATGGGGATACTCTCCGCGGCTGAACTCCGCGAAACGCCCCACGGCAAGCCGGCGGTGGTGGCCGGATGCGTGATTACCCGGCAGAGGCCAGGCACGGCCAAAGGGCTGATTTTTGTCACCCTGGAAGACGAAACCGGAAACGCCAACATTATTGTTATGCCGGACGTTTACAGCAAAGACCCGGCGGTAGTGCTGCATGAGCGCTTTCTCAAAGTGCAGGGAACAGTGCAGAACCAGGATGGCATCGTGCACTTGAAGGCGCAGAAAATCTTGCCGCTGTTTGTGACCGAAGCGGAGACGCAGTCGCACGATTTCCACTAA
- a CDS encoding DNA recombination/repair protein RecA, whose product MTSTSLARIRAQVESRVPGALSHVRSPAPEMFPSGIEVLDRLIGGVPRRALTQICSAAGVSAGRTALLLALLAKMTGQGEFCTLVDAGDGFDAESAEAAGVDLSRLLWVRCEGASLRSLEKAFKAVDILAQNGGFGLIAADLSSIPENLIKKVPLSTWFRFARVMEKAPTALVFLMSCPAAPSCAGLTLHLTGEDAGSCGGELSHARVLTHLRCQFDIGRTRLRKPVQSASSNVVTLQRWA is encoded by the coding sequence GTGACGAGTACGTCTCTTGCCCGCATCCGCGCCCAGGTGGAAAGCCGCGTTCCCGGTGCACTGAGCCATGTTCGTTCCCCGGCTCCCGAAATGTTTCCCAGCGGAATCGAAGTCCTGGACCGGCTCATTGGAGGCGTGCCTCGCCGGGCATTGACCCAGATTTGTTCTGCGGCAGGAGTAAGCGCTGGACGAACGGCGCTGCTGCTGGCGTTGCTGGCGAAGATGACTGGTCAGGGAGAGTTTTGCACGCTGGTTGATGCTGGAGATGGCTTTGACGCCGAATCCGCGGAGGCCGCCGGTGTGGATCTATCCCGCCTGCTGTGGGTCAGGTGCGAAGGCGCCAGCCTTCGGTCCCTAGAGAAAGCTTTCAAGGCGGTGGATATTTTGGCGCAGAACGGAGGATTCGGACTGATCGCAGCCGATTTGAGTTCGATTCCAGAAAACCTGATAAAAAAGGTGCCTTTGAGCACATGGTTCCGCTTTGCTCGCGTGATGGAGAAAGCTCCGACCGCCCTGGTGTTTTTGATGAGTTGTCCTGCGGCACCGAGTTGCGCTGGCCTGACGCTGCATTTGACAGGCGAAGACGCTGGCTCCTGTGGCGGAGAGCTTTCACATGCACGGGTCCTGACGCACTTGCGATGCCAGTTTGACATCGGGCGAACCCGATTACGGAAACCGGTGCAATCGGCCTCCTCGAATGTCGTAACTCTGCAACGTTGGGCGTGA
- a CDS encoding class I SAM-dependent methyltransferase, translating into MDRINKPGTMPTISYLELARRMSEVLGVDIERFLNEDALREIEGQIDSSRPGLMGGAERFHDATFGIARLCYAVSRARRPEVVIETGVGNGVTSSFFLQALAVNGKGRLWSIDLPPLGAKSGMLIPDALKSRWELSRGRTRKVLPELIRALGTVDVFLHDSLHSYWNMRFEFGAIWSALAESGVLLSDDVTMNRAFEEFVRSHPNRFAAVSSNPVFGVALK; encoded by the coding sequence ATGGACCGCATCAACAAGCCTGGGACCATGCCGACGATCAGTTATTTAGAGCTTGCGCGTAGAATGAGCGAAGTCTTGGGGGTGGATATTGAACGCTTCTTAAATGAGGATGCGCTTCGAGAAATCGAGGGCCAAATAGACTCGTCGCGCCCCGGCCTGATGGGCGGGGCGGAAAGGTTTCATGACGCGACGTTCGGTATCGCAAGGCTTTGTTATGCGGTGTCTCGGGCACGCAGACCAGAGGTTGTAATCGAAACAGGTGTTGGCAATGGAGTTACCAGTTCTTTCTTCCTTCAAGCGCTTGCGGTAAATGGAAAGGGGCGTCTCTGGAGCATTGACCTGCCTCCCCTGGGGGCTAAGAGTGGGATGCTTATTCCTGATGCCTTAAAGTCGCGTTGGGAGCTATCTCGCGGCAGGACGCGCAAGGTTCTGCCGGAACTGATCCGCGCATTGGGCACGGTTGACGTTTTCCTCCACGACAGTCTCCACTCCTACTGGAACATGAGGTTCGAGTTTGGGGCGATTTGGTCGGCGCTAGCTGAATCCGGCGTTCTATTGTCGGATGATGTGACGATGAACCGGGCATTTGAGGAATTTGTCAGAAGCCATCCGAATAGATTTGCGGCCGTCAGCTCAAATCCTGTTTTTGGGGTGGCTTTGAAGTGA
- a CDS encoding alkaline phosphatase family protein, producing MATGLDALKHIVVLMMENRSFDHMLGSLKAVNPRIDGITAQLSNPDTNGNPVKAQPLAEFQGQLDPDPDHHFPAVDLQIFGGDTSPNRAANMQGFVKSYFNQRRDVPHSQKIMYYFTKENLPVLTTLALEFAVFNRWFASIPGPTICNRAFAHYGTSFGRVDMNLLYINEPFKSIYQRLISANPKHTAKLYYYDTTSSTMEITNLLQNQPELFGTFGQFLKDCNKGTLPDYSFVEPNYNDHDTDSGEELANDQHPDHHVQAGELFIAQVYNAIKQNADLWAKTALLIVYDEHGGIYDHVLPPACKQDQFTASANATGTGMEFKFDRLGVRVPAILVSPWIQKGTVVDRVFDHASIPATVTKFFLGDYAPRSPRETNADVFIEPSAAPVDPARNLLSLSTMRTDCPDFDV from the coding sequence ATGGCCACCGGACTCGATGCTCTCAAACACATTGTTGTTCTAATGATGGAAAACCGGTCCTTCGACCACATGCTGGGCTCGCTGAAGGCGGTGAACCCACGGATCGACGGGATCACCGCCCAGTTGAGCAACCCCGACACAAACGGGAACCCGGTGAAGGCGCAGCCACTGGCGGAGTTCCAGGGACAACTCGATCCCGATCCGGACCACCATTTCCCGGCGGTCGACCTTCAGATTTTCGGCGGTGACACGAGCCCGAACCGGGCAGCGAACATGCAGGGGTTCGTTAAAAGCTACTTCAACCAGCGGCGAGACGTACCGCACTCGCAGAAGATTATGTATTACTTCACGAAAGAGAACCTGCCGGTGCTGACGACGCTGGCGCTGGAGTTTGCGGTGTTCAACCGGTGGTTCGCGTCGATTCCTGGGCCAACAATCTGCAATCGCGCCTTTGCGCACTATGGGACGTCCTTCGGCCGAGTGGACATGAATCTTCTTTACATCAACGAGCCGTTTAAGAGCATTTACCAGCGGCTGATCAGCGCCAACCCTAAGCACACGGCCAAACTTTACTACTACGACACCACCAGTTCGACGATGGAGATCACGAACCTGCTGCAGAACCAGCCGGAGTTGTTCGGGACATTCGGCCAATTTCTGAAGGACTGCAACAAAGGAACGCTGCCGGATTATTCCTTTGTTGAGCCGAACTACAACGACCACGACACCGACAGCGGAGAGGAACTGGCCAACGATCAGCACCCTGACCATCACGTGCAGGCGGGAGAGCTGTTCATTGCGCAGGTGTACAACGCGATCAAGCAGAATGCAGACTTGTGGGCGAAAACGGCGCTGCTGATCGTTTATGACGAGCACGGCGGAATCTACGACCACGTGCTGCCTCCGGCGTGCAAGCAGGACCAATTTACGGCTTCAGCGAATGCCACCGGGACGGGGATGGAGTTCAAGTTCGACCGGTTGGGAGTGCGGGTGCCAGCGATCCTGGTTTCGCCGTGGATTCAAAAGGGGACGGTGGTGGATCGGGTGTTCGACCACGCATCGATTCCGGCGACGGTGACGAAGTTCTTCCTGGGAGACTACGCGCCAAGGTCTCCAAGGGAAACGAACGCTGATGTGTTCATTGAGCCGAGCGCGGCGCCCGTCGACCCGGCGCGCAATCTGCTTTCGCTTTCGACCATGCGGACAGATTGCCCGGATTTTGACGTTTAA